The genomic interval TGTCCTCGCGGCATGAGCCGGCAGCAGACGCTATGCACGGTTCACTCGCATGCAATGCCGTTCGGCGAAATGGACGCCAAGTTGCAAGTTAAGCGGCAATGCAATTGCGTGCAACGGCCGAAATGGCTTGGGTTTAAGCGTTACGCCGGCTTGTCCGCCGCCAGGCAGGCGATTAGGCTCAAGATTTCCCCGATCGCTACCCATTTCGGGCTGTTGCTACTGCGGTAATTCGGCCCGCGATAGCGCTGGCGCAGCGTATCCGACGCTGTGCCGATGGCTCGATTGTCATCTCACTTCTTTGTATCTTCGCCATGCCGCCCACGAAGTCGACCCAGGACCGACAGCGCCGCCAAGCTGCCTCGACCCGAGGTGCCGGTGCGCTCTCTCCTCAAGTCGGTCTGGCGTGGCAATCGTTGACGATTTGGGCCGGTGTCGCGCTCGTGGCCATGGTCGTCATTGCCTATCTGCCGGCGCTTGATGCCGAGTTCATTTGGGATGACGAAACCAACGTCACGAACAACGAGACGTTGCGATCGCTCGACGGGCTACGGCAAATGTGGTTTGTGCCACGCTCGATTCAGCAGTATTACCCCCTCATGTACACCACATACTGGGTGGAGTACCACCTGTGGGGACTGGCTCCGTTCGGCTATCACCTGGTCAATATCCTGCTGCACGCCACGGCCGCGCTATTGGTGTGGCGTCTGCTGCTGCGGCTGCAAGTGCCAGGGGCGTGGCTGGCGGCGGCGATTTTTGCCGTGCATCCGGTTGAAGTCGAGTCGGTAGCCTGGGTGACCGAGCGGAAAAATGTCTTGAGCCTGTCGTTGGCCTTGTTGGCGATGCTGGCCTACGTGCGCTTCGATCCGCCTGAAGCCTCGACCGCACCGTCACCCGGTCCCGGGCGGTGGCGCTGGTATGCGACCGCAGTAGTGCTGTTCGCCCTGGCGCTGTTCGCCAAAACCGTGGTGGTCACGCTGCCCGCCGTGATGCTGGTGATTTATTGGTGGAAACGCGGCCGCGTCACGGCGCGCGACGTGGCCTACATGGCCCCACTGTTTGGTCTATCGATCGCGATGGGCCTGGTCACACGCTGGGTCGAATTGAATCACGTCGGCGCCGAGGGCAACGAATGGTCGATGGGAGAGGTCGAACGTCTGCTCCTGGCCGGACGCGCCCTGTGGTTTTATGTAGCCAAGTTGGCCTGGCCGCATCCGTTGGTGCTTTTCTATCCGAATTTCACCATCGACTCGGGGCAGTGGTGGCAATACCTCTTTCCTCTGGCTGCCATTTTATTGCCGGTCGGACTTTGGCTCGCGCGTAATTCGATAGGCCGTGGCCCGTTGGCGGCCGTGTTGATCTTTTGTGGAGTGATGGTGCCTGCGCTGGGATTCTTTAACGTCTACTTTATGCAGTACGCGCAGGTTTCCGACCATTTTCAGTACCATGCCAGCATAGCGCTGATCGCGCTTGTCGCGGCGAGTGCTGTGACCCTCTCGAGCGGGTTAAAGCCGCAGCAGCGAGTCATGGCGCGCGTCGGAGCCAGCCTGGTTCTGTTCGCGTTGGCCGTGCTCACTTATTGTCAGACATTTATCTATCACGATCTGGAAGTACTCTATCGAGATACGATCGCCAAGAATCCGCAGAGTTGGATCGCTTATCTGAACCTGAGCACGCATCTGGATTCGCTCGGTCGCGCGGACGAGGCCCTGAACATGGCGCGGGCGGGGCTGGAAGTCGCGCCGAGCCAACCACGGCTGCATGCCTGCCTGGCAAATGTTTTGGATGAATTGGGCGAGACGCGCCGTGATCCGCGCCAACGACAGGAAGCGATTGCGCATTACCAAGAGGCGGTACGTCTGAAACCTTCGTATACCGATGTTTACAACTCTCTCGGCTTCATGGCTCTGCAAGATCATCGCGACGAAGCGGCCGGATATTTCGAGCAAACGCTCGTTTATGAACCCGAAAATGCCCGGGCTTTGTATGGGCTCGGCCGTGTGGACGGTCTGGCCGACCGCTGGGCCGCGGCGCAACAGCGCTTCGAGCAAGCACTGAGAAGTGACCCGCGGCTCGTCGACGCCCAGAACGACCTGACCGTTGCGCTGGTCAGACAAGGAAAGACGTCCGAGGCCATCGAGCATTTGACGGCCGTCGTCCAACGGTATCCCGATCGCCCGGAAGTGCATTACGAGCTGGCCAACCTGCTCGTCGCACGAGAAGATCTCGCCGGGGCAGCACAACATTACGCCGAAGCGGTGAGATTGCGCCCCGGTTATAT from Pirellulales bacterium carries:
- a CDS encoding tetratricopeptide repeat protein — encoded protein: MPPTKSTQDRQRRQAASTRGAGALSPQVGLAWQSLTIWAGVALVAMVVIAYLPALDAEFIWDDETNVTNNETLRSLDGLRQMWFVPRSIQQYYPLMYTTYWVEYHLWGLAPFGYHLVNILLHATAALLVWRLLLRLQVPGAWLAAAIFAVHPVEVESVAWVTERKNVLSLSLALLAMLAYVRFDPPEASTAPSPGPGRWRWYATAVVLFALALFAKTVVVTLPAVMLVIYWWKRGRVTARDVAYMAPLFGLSIAMGLVTRWVELNHVGAEGNEWSMGEVERLLLAGRALWFYVAKLAWPHPLVLFYPNFTIDSGQWWQYLFPLAAILLPVGLWLARNSIGRGPLAAVLIFCGVMVPALGFFNVYFMQYAQVSDHFQYHASIALIALVAASAVTLSSGLKPQQRVMARVGASLVLFALAVLTYCQTFIYHDLEVLYRDTIAKNPQSWIAYLNLSTHLDSLGRADEALNMARAGLEVAPSQPRLHACLANVLDELGETRRDPRQRQEAIAHYQEAVRLKPSYTDVYNSLGFMALQDHRDEAAGYFEQTLVYEPENARALYGLGRVDGLADRWAAAQQRFEQALRSDPRLVDAQNDLTVALVRQGKTSEAIEHLTAVVQRYPDRPEVHYELANLLVAREDLAGAAQHYAEAVRLRPGYIEALQNLGAALLKMGQNDRAIRCFGETLRLDPNNAQARANLAQAQEFKRMSMEK